The Portunus trituberculatus isolate SZX2019 chromosome 27, ASM1759143v1, whole genome shotgun sequence DNA window aaggctgtacgtggtgggattcgaacctacgcgtggccGTCTGCCCgctcccacgctcaccaccttatccactacgccacttgTGGATTTGCACAATTGAAAGTGTTGGGTTTTACAACTCTTTTTCCTTAACATGGTATTCATGAAAGTTTAATATAGTGCACAATACTTATACATACTGAGACATAACTGATGTCTTTCTTATACAGAGGAATGCAAGCAAATTAAGCCATGTTCTACAAAGAATGGATTCTGTAAAATGAAGtgtaatgaagatgaaaagcccttgaaaaaaaataacctgtGCAAGAAGACTTGCCGCTGCTGTGttctaaagaagaaaaacaaaagaaatgcaagaagaCGGACGCAtgcaaggaagaaggaggaaagtgcaAAAAGGTCAAGAGTTGTAACAGCAATGTAATGTCATACTCGTGTGATAAAGGTTGCGTGTGCTGCATTGAGGGTAAGTAATACCACTCTCTCGCGTTCTGCATCGACCTCAAGGCATTACTATATAGAAATCTACGTGTATACTGCTTTTGTATTTCGTATTCAAGACAAAACGCATGTTGTTTACATTTTCTGTATAAAGTGAAACAAACTCTTGAGAACTATATTATATTAGAATCTTGCTTTCCTACCCAACTCCTAGACTAGCCGAGAAATCACCAATGACTTCAGATGATGATTCTTGTTTCGGTTTCAGATAGAGATTGTGCCCAGCCCCTTgaatgtagaaaaaataatggcGTCTGTATGAAGACCTGTAGCGGCGATGAgagggaactgaaggatttgtgcTACACATACAACACAGGGCCGACCTGCAGGTGTTGTGCTCCCAAGTGCTCGCAAGACTCAGCCTGCACCCTGTGGGGAGGAGTTTGTGTGGATGGTCCCGAACAGTGTCCAACAGAATTTGGCACACACATGGTCTCTGAAGGCTGCACAGGATACAACTGTGTATGTTGCAAACCAGGTAAATGAATGGaacatgttatctctctctctctcgttcgtagtagtagtagtaggaacagtTTAGCGGTATAACCCACTACAGGAGTGGCAGATAGCTGCACGAGCGGTCGGAGGCGAATCGGAGGTTCAGCgtgtgtggtacagtggaaccctgcgtgctttggggtccgaggggtctccaagtgcacgggttcgaatcctgtccagggtctgagtataggttgggcttcctcactcggggcaacggtttcctagcgggtgggctttaagataggagttaccctaaaaaaaagtatcccctttagcccataaattcccgtgaaaagcccacatggtatatattaaaaaaaaaaaaaaaaaaaaaaaaaaacatccggggcagccacacacacatttgctgaTGCTTTACTCTTATTACCACTTGATACATTTCGCTACTGGGGGTTATTCACCACGGCATCCCACAGTACATTCACACACCACAATATCCCACTGACCTAAATTATTCTACCAGGAGACACCCAACATGGTGTACCTACTCCAACACTAGCTGGGTTTACCCAAGGAGGGTCAAATTGACCTCAACAATGAATAAATCCCTTAACCAAACACCTAATTCAGACCATAGGCATAGCACAATGAATTTTCTTCcccacacttcttcctctctggtGAGAAGGCAGATTCCTACCTGGGTAGGATCTGAAAGCGTAAGTGGAGCTTCGGTTAGCTGTCTTGGATATAATGACATGAAATTTAGGTCTCCTCCACCTCAGCTGGCCACCTAGCCTCGGGGTCCACAATCTATGCGTGCGGGGTTTGAATCGGCAAATCTGCGAGGATTCAAAACGCTTTTGTAGTATTCTCTACTGCTTGGAtcattacagtagtagtagtagtagtagtagtagtagtagtagtagtagtagtagtagtagtagtagtagtagtagtagtagcaggtaatagtagtagcagtaatagtagtattagtattagcattactattgttattgttattattgttattattattattattatttattattattattattattagtattagtagtagtagtagtagcactagaagtagtagtatttcgactactactactactgctactacaacaacgtTTAATTAATTTGCATTGTTATTGTATCTCTATACTcgctactacacacacacacacacaaaaaaaaaaaaaaaaaaaaaaaaaaaaaaaaaaaaggtaagatatCACCAATGATTTCAACTAATAATAATTCTTGTCTCAGTTTCAGGTAGAGATTGCGCAGAGGCCGTCGAATGTAGTATTAAAAATGGCATCTGTAAGAAGACCTGTAGCGGCAATGAGAGGGAGCTGAAGGATTTGTGCCAGACAGACAACACAGGGTCCATCTGCAGGTGTTGTGCTCCCAAGTGCTCGCAAGACTCAGCCTGCACCCTGTGGGGAGGAATTTGTGTGGATGGTCCCGAACAGTGCCCAACGGAATATGGCACACACATTGTCACTGAAGGCTGCACAGGATACAAATGTGTATGTTGCAAACCAGGTAAGTGAATGGaacatgttatctctctctctctctctctctctctctctctctcttctactacaactactactactacttgtagtagtagtagggaggcagtggcctagtggataagatggtgagtgtgggatcgggcagatgtccacatataggttcgaatcccaccacataccaccttgATACTccgccatttgtcgagtggtttaaagttacctacatgtcaccatgatacccaggttctaggtggttataccaaagacgcgctttggtggtgatatgggtaacACTATAGATAaatttgcctgcgccactaatgggtggaagctgaacagcgcttccaatactcttcaagtaaaaccttcaggcactataggcctcaacataaaaaaaaactactactactaatttgcattgttatttttcctttctcagtcACTACCACACAAAAACCCATGACTACTGATAGTCCTGGCGGTCCTAGTGACTCTACCTCTCGCGATCCTGGTCCTAGCGGCTCTACCTCTGGTGGTCCTGGTCCTGGAGGTAGTACCTCTGGTGGTCCTGGTCCTGGAGGTAGTACCTCTGGGGGTCCTGGTCCTGGAGGTAGTACCTCTGGGGGTCCTGGTCCTGGAGGTAGTACCTCTGGTGGTCCTGGTCCTGGAGGTAGTACCTCTGGTGGTCCTGGTCCTGGAGGTAGTACCTCTGGTGGTCCTGGTCCTGGAGGTAGTACCTCTGGTGGTCCTGGTCCTGGAGATAGTACCTCTGGTGGTCCCGGTCCTGGAGATAGTACCTCTGGAGGTCCTGGTCCTGGCGACTCTACCTCTGGTGGTCCCGGTCCTGGAGACAGTACCTCTGGCGGTCCTGGTCCTGGCGACTCTACCTCTGGCGGTCCTGGTCCTGGTGACTCTACCTCTGGCGGTCCTGGTCCTGGTGACTCTACCTCTGGCGGTCCTGGTCCTGGTGACTCTACATCGGGCGGTCCTGGAGACAGTACCTCTGGCGATCCTGAAGACAGTACTTCTGGCAATCCTGAAGACAGTACCTCTGGCAGTCCTGACGACAGTAGCTCTAATGATACTGATGATTCTAGCATGGCTTCGGATAGTTCTGATAGTACTGATAGTATGACTAAAGGTTAAGTCTATCACTGCATTGAAACACTTTTATCCTTCACTCTTGAACATTCTGTATGGGATTGGCCACCCTGACCTTTGACAATGCACTATATTTTATGAACATCACTGATACAAGACCAATTCCTTTGTTCTCTATTCGATAGTCACTGTCCTGTCATGTAGGAGTCTGTGTTGAAGCATATTATGAATTGCCTGTTGCTCGAGGATTGAGTGAAACAGAGACAGTGCTTGAATCAAAATAAATattcattagtattattatcattattatattttccatcCTGCCTTACTTTAAGAACCCATATGTTTATTTGTGCAATTTCATGAaatattttaatttattcatctcAATAATACGTTATGAACAAGCCTTCTGGTATTATTTTGTTATCAATTAATGATTAACTCTTAAATGGGCAAATTCAATCACAGATAAAAGTTGGGAAAGGTAAAATCAGCTGCAGGGTTACATAGGTTCTGTCAGTGGTGCTTTGGTTTCGAACAGGAGTAGCAAGAGGCCGTCCTTCCAGCGCCAGCAGCTAAGCTAATGCTTcaaaggagcagcagcagcagcagcaggatctGCCGCAAAGGATGAATGTTCCaatttttgtccttgtttaaTCATGGAAAACTCCCTTCTCCCATACATAAtgttttcttcttgcttctttcttctcgaATTATACTGATATTGATACTGGTAAACAGAACGTAACCCTGAGTGTGAGGCAAATTCTGAATCCTGAGACAGGGTGACTTTGTACAGCGTGACTGTCCCTCCAAACGATCGAAGAGGCCTGCTTACTGTTCCTGTTCTGCTTGTGGCACATAGCTCACCCGTGGGGATGTAAAAAATGTGATAGACGCCAAAACCATGCGTTTGGGTGTTTGCTGGTAATATTTTATCACGTAATGGTAATGAAAATTACATCACTTGGCTTCTGAATTCCataatttagacatttttaaTGTTAGGTTGtcacattattattttccaaTAT harbors:
- the LOC123509898 gene encoding protein SPT2 homolog; this translates as MSYSCDKGCVCCIEDRDCAQPLECRKNNGVCMKTCSGDERELKDLCYTYNTGPTCRCCAPKCSQDSACTLWGGVCVDGPEQCPTEFGTHMVSEGCTGYNCVCCKPVSGRDCAEAVECSIKNGICKKTCSGNERELKDLCQTDNTGSICRCCAPKCSQDSACTLWGGICVDGPEQCPTEYGTHIVTEGCTGYKCVCCKPVTTTQKPMTTDSPGGPSDSTSRDPGPSGSTSGGPGPGGSTSGGPGPGGSTSGGPGPGGSTSGGPGPGGSTSGGPGPGGSTSGGPGPGGSTSGGPGPGGSTSGGPGPGDSTSGGPGPGDSTSGGPGPGDSTSGGPGPGDSTSGGPGPGDSTSGGPGPGDSTSGGPGPGDSTSGGPGPGDSTSGGPGDSTSGDPEDSTSGNPEDSTSGSPDDSSSNDTDDSSMASDSSDSTDSMTKG